Proteins encoded by one window of Clostridium perfringens:
- a CDS encoding Veg family protein has product MSTRLTLNSIRKSIEDHVGEKVKLRANGGRKKILENEGILESVHPSIFVVRLQKDTQRKVTYSYSDVLTKTVQLDFVG; this is encoded by the coding sequence ATGAGTACCAGACTTACATTGAATTCCATCAGAAAAAGCATAGAAGATCACGTAGGTGAGAAAGTTAAGCTAAGAGCTAATGGTGGAAGAAAAAAGATTTTGGAAAATGAAGGAATACTAGAAAGTGTTCACCCAAGTATTTTTGTAGTTAGATTACAAAAAGACACCCAAAGGAAAGTGACATACAGTTATTCAGATGTACTTACAAAAACGGTTCAACTAGATTTTGTTGGTTAA
- a CDS encoding cyanophycinase codes for MKSSSKKNLIIIGGAEDKKGEKIILNFVADKFKESEGIMLIATIATESPNIVIEQYKNIFSSMGIREIKELRVIEREEAFDENNISLVNEASVIFFTGGDQLRITSLIGGTPLYDTLQKRSNEGCYFVGTSAGASVMSDVMIVGGEEEESPKKSTLNMSAGLGLIKNTLIDQHFAQRGRIGRLLSGVCQNPEVLGIGIDEDTAIVINDDELTVIGSGAVYFVDGRNIEYTNVSEKKQDEVFSIFNIKLHVLTAGKKMNLSTRVPFEEERNKNEDK; via the coding sequence TTGAAAAGTAGTAGTAAAAAAAATTTAATAATAATAGGTGGAGCAGAAGATAAAAAAGGGGAAAAGATTATATTAAATTTTGTAGCAGATAAATTTAAAGAATCTGAAGGAATTATGTTGATTGCAACCATAGCTACAGAATCACCTAATATAGTCATAGAACAGTATAAAAATATATTTTCAAGTATGGGGATAAGGGAAATCAAAGAGCTTCGTGTCATAGAAAGAGAAGAAGCTTTTGATGAAAATAATATTTCTTTAGTAAATGAGGCTTCAGTAATATTTTTTACTGGAGGAGATCAGCTTAGAATAACTAGTTTAATTGGGGGAACTCCTCTTTATGATACATTACAAAAAAGAAGTAATGAGGGATGTTACTTTGTAGGAACATCAGCAGGGGCTTCTGTTATGAGTGATGTTATGATAGTTGGTGGAGAAGAAGAGGAATCACCTAAAAAGAGTACACTAAATATGTCTGCAGGATTAGGTTTAATTAAAAATACTCTTATAGATCAACACTTTGCTCAAAGAGGAAGGATAGGTAGATTATTATCAGGAGTGTGTCAAAATCCTGAAGTTTTAGGAATTGGTATAGATGAAGATACTGCTATAGTAATTAATGATGATGAATTAACTGTAATTGGTAGTGGAGCAGTTTATTTTGTAGATGGAAGAAATATTGAATATACAAATGTATCTGAGAAAAAACAAGATGAGGTATTTAGTATATTTAATATAAAGTTACATGTATTAACAGCAGGCAAAAAAATGAATTTATCAACTAGGGTGCCTTTTGAGGAGGAAAGAAATAAAAATGAAGATAAATAA
- a CDS encoding DUF3794 and LysM peptidoglycan-binding domain-containing protein: MVNLDIIKESLGFEKVLSENSLDIPFREEYLIPDTQPDVHDVLSVDTKVYILNREVQSDRVLLEYEVECNIMYLAREEEGLGINSVIYKEKNSSFIDIAGAEHSMMCDMECDLEHIDANIINERKIRVEGKLRTKYRVYKEEKIDVVKELDGLGDLQIKRKPESIEKNITNMVCSMSGELPINVGMDKPQIGKIIKCGYMLHRQEIKLGEDKVQASCLAKINVLYRAYDSREVVALEEDLYLSNDEEVVGVNSDMNCNGYFEIKGHDVKISQNDLGESRIIDVNLSVDANVAISKLEFAETVEDLYSPTQNVMPLKEVCKINMAVSENSNESVIKGNIDLGKNGVDATQTVDCKGKIVDMESYFMDQKVVIKGNLSVESIYKTTDEEKGLNKVSGEIPFEVALDMPNSQSGMTFDTKANLEDLQCSIEGNSLAVKAVVYFYAKCSDVFDKEYVKDIEQNDDTVEKKASITIYTIQKGDTLWNLAKKYKTTIDTLVKLNDIEDPDSIYAGDKIMIPGRAVL, encoded by the coding sequence TTGGTTAATTTAGATATTATTAAAGAAAGTCTTGGGTTTGAGAAGGTCTTAAGTGAAAACTCTTTAGATATACCTTTTAGAGAAGAATACTTAATACCAGATACTCAACCAGATGTTCATGATGTACTTTCAGTTGATACTAAAGTATATATACTTAACAGAGAAGTTCAAAGTGATAGAGTATTATTAGAATATGAAGTTGAGTGTAATATTATGTACTTAGCTAGAGAAGAAGAAGGTTTAGGGATAAATAGCGTTATTTATAAAGAAAAAAATTCTAGCTTTATTGATATAGCTGGGGCTGAACATAGTATGATGTGTGATATGGAATGTGATTTAGAACATATCGATGCGAACATAATCAATGAAAGAAAGATAAGAGTAGAAGGAAAACTAAGAACCAAGTACAGGGTTTATAAAGAAGAAAAAATAGATGTTGTTAAAGAATTAGATGGTTTAGGAGATTTACAAATAAAAAGAAAACCAGAAAGTATAGAGAAAAATATTACAAATATGGTTTGTTCAATGAGTGGAGAATTACCTATAAACGTAGGTATGGATAAACCTCAAATAGGAAAAATAATAAAATGTGGATATATGCTTCATAGACAAGAGATAAAATTAGGAGAAGATAAAGTACAAGCATCTTGCTTGGCTAAAATTAACGTTCTTTATAGAGCTTATGATTCTAGAGAAGTTGTAGCTTTAGAAGAGGATTTATATTTATCTAATGATGAAGAGGTTGTAGGTGTAAATTCAGATATGAATTGTAATGGATATTTTGAAATCAAAGGTCATGATGTGAAGATTTCTCAAAATGATTTAGGGGAAAGTAGAATAATAGATGTTAATTTATCTGTTGATGCAAATGTTGCAATATCAAAATTAGAATTTGCAGAAACAGTTGAGGACTTATATTCACCAACGCAAAATGTAATGCCTTTAAAAGAAGTTTGCAAGATTAATATGGCTGTTAGTGAAAATTCAAATGAATCAGTAATAAAAGGAAATATAGACTTAGGAAAAAATGGAGTAGATGCTACTCAAACAGTTGATTGTAAAGGTAAAATAGTAGATATGGAAAGCTATTTTATGGATCAAAAGGTTGTTATAAAAGGTAATTTATCTGTTGAATCAATATACAAGACAACTGATGAGGAAAAGGGACTTAATAAAGTAAGTGGAGAAATTCCTTTTGAAGTTGCTTTAGATATGCCAAATTCTCAGTCTGGTATGACTTTTGATACTAAGGCTAATTTAGAAGATTTACAATGTAGTATAGAAGGAAATAGCTTAGCAGTTAAAGCAGTAGTATATTTTTATGCTAAATGTTCAGATGTTTTTGATAAAGAATATGTTAAAGACATTGAACAAAATGATGACACTGTTGAAAAGAAAGCATCCATTACTATATACACAATTCAAAAAGGTGATACTTTGTGGAATTTAGCAAAAAAATACAAGACAACAATAGATACTTTAGTTAAATTAAATGATATAGAAGATCCAGATTCTATATATGCTGGCGATAAAATTATGATTCCAGGAAGAGCAGTTTTATAA
- the cphA gene encoding cyanophycin synthetase: MKINNQRIFEGRNIYSHRKCIRLDVDLEGYCETPTKDIDGFNERLLSYVPELYTHRCGIDIEGGFVQRLKEGTYLAHVCEHTIIGIHNKLGIDIKYGKAREIKDDFYYIIFEYKLKRTAILIAELAIDLINSIIKKKDINFDERIEIIKRVIMEESIGPSTKAICDAAKEVGLPIITVGNENLYQIGYGKAGKRFSATIGNNTKGIAIDIACDKMLTKELLDIQNLPVARGEKVFNTIHLLEVVNRIGYPVVLKPQWGSKGNGVFVNINSEKELLRAYAEITKECKEIMIEEYKVGNDYRVMLVDYKVVAVSLRKPPYITGDGVRTIRDLIEAMNANPLRGEGHEKPLTKVKIDEELINRLSKLGYSLNSVLEYGEKVTLRGNANLSTGGSAEDYTDLICKENIEICERAAKTIGLDICGIDICAKSIAEPLYENDGIILEVNAAPGIRMHHFPTIGKERNVGRKILDNMFKENYSNIPVISVTGTNGKTTTVRLISYVLNLIGFNVGCTTTSGVKIGNKYIHKGDDTGYNSARSVLLNPEVDIAVLESARGGLVRRGLAYDLADVGVITNIREDHLGIDGINDMEDLSFVKSLVGEAVKDNGYSVINADDEWSLKVLDRIKKPKILFSMNENNKYLQENLKHGNPIVFYRDETIYVKNRSKEYKIASAEEMKFTMNGKLKHNIENAMAACAALVGIEVDYCIISKGLKQFKSCEEDNRGRFNMFDVNGINVILDYGHNIDGYKVVIDSLKNLGLKNITGIIGVPGDRDLNTMKEVGRISGDFFDSIVIKEDKDLRGKDKGEVASIINEGVLSSNRKDLNVKIILSEEEALRETLKLAKKGETIIMFFEDYESLYDIINEFKNKGTKDLKSASI, translated from the coding sequence ATGAAGATAAATAATCAACGTATCTTTGAGGGAAGAAACATATATTCACATAGAAAATGTATTAGATTAGATGTTGATTTAGAGGGATATTGTGAAACTCCTACTAAAGATATTGATGGATTCAATGAAAGGTTATTAAGTTATGTTCCAGAGTTATATACTCATAGGTGTGGAATAGACATAGAAGGTGGATTTGTTCAGCGTTTAAAAGAGGGAACATACTTAGCTCATGTTTGTGAACATACAATTATAGGAATACATAATAAACTAGGTATAGATATAAAATACGGAAAAGCAAGAGAAATAAAGGATGATTTTTATTACATAATATTTGAATATAAATTAAAAAGAACAGCAATATTAATAGCTGAATTAGCCATAGATCTGATAAATTCAATAATAAAGAAAAAAGATATTAACTTTGATGAAAGAATAGAAATAATAAAGAGAGTTATTATGGAAGAGAGCATAGGGCCATCAACAAAGGCTATATGTGATGCGGCTAAAGAAGTTGGTCTTCCTATAATTACAGTAGGAAACGAAAATTTATACCAAATAGGTTATGGAAAAGCAGGAAAGAGGTTTAGTGCCACTATTGGCAATAATACAAAGGGAATTGCTATAGATATAGCCTGTGATAAAATGCTTACAAAAGAACTTTTAGATATACAGAACTTGCCTGTTGCCAGAGGAGAAAAGGTATTTAACACAATACATCTTCTTGAAGTGGTTAATAGAATTGGGTATCCTGTAGTATTAAAACCACAATGGGGAAGCAAGGGGAATGGAGTTTTTGTAAATATAAATAGTGAAAAAGAACTTTTAAGAGCCTATGCTGAAATCACAAAAGAATGTAAAGAAATAATGATAGAAGAATATAAGGTTGGAAATGACTATAGAGTAATGTTAGTGGATTATAAGGTAGTAGCAGTTTCTTTAAGAAAACCTCCATATATAACAGGTGATGGAGTAAGAACTATTAGAGATTTAATAGAAGCTATGAATGCTAATCCACTAAGAGGAGAAGGACATGAAAAACCTTTAACAAAGGTTAAAATAGATGAAGAATTAATAAATAGATTAAGCAAGCTAGGATATTCTCTAAACTCAGTTTTAGAGTATGGAGAAAAAGTTACCTTAAGAGGAAATGCAAATCTTTCTACAGGTGGAAGTGCTGAGGACTATACTGACTTAATATGTAAAGAAAATATTGAAATTTGTGAAAGAGCAGCTAAAACTATTGGATTAGATATATGTGGTATAGATATTTGTGCAAAATCGATAGCAGAACCTCTATATGAAAATGATGGAATAATCTTAGAAGTTAACGCAGCCCCAGGAATAAGAATGCATCATTTTCCTACTATAGGCAAAGAAAGAAATGTAGGAAGAAAAATTTTAGATAATATGTTTAAAGAGAATTATTCTAATATTCCTGTTATTTCAGTTACGGGAACAAATGGAAAAACTACTACAGTAAGATTAATATCTTATGTTTTAAATTTAATTGGATTTAATGTAGGGTGTACAACGACTTCCGGAGTTAAAATAGGAAATAAGTATATACATAAAGGTGATGACACAGGATATAATAGTGCAAGGTCTGTATTATTAAATCCAGAGGTTGATATAGCAGTTTTAGAAAGTGCAAGAGGTGGCTTGGTAAGAAGAGGATTAGCTTATGATTTAGCAGATGTAGGAGTAATAACTAACATAAGAGAGGATCATTTAGGAATAGATGGAATAAATGATATGGAAGATTTGTCTTTTGTAAAATCTTTAGTTGGTGAAGCTGTAAAAGATAATGGATATTCAGTTATAAATGCTGATGATGAATGGAGCTTAAAAGTTTTAGATAGAATTAAAAAGCCTAAAATATTATTTTCAATGAATGAAAATAATAAATATCTACAGGAAAATTTAAAACATGGAAATCCTATTGTGTTTTATAGAGATGAAACTATATATGTAAAAAATAGAAGTAAAGAATACAAAATAGCTTCTGCAGAGGAAATGAAGTTTACTATGAATGGTAAACTAAAGCATAACATAGAGAATGCTATGGCAGCTTGTGCAGCCTTAGTTGGGATAGAAGTTGATTATTGCATCATATCTAAAGGGCTGAAACAGTTTAAATCTTGTGAAGAAGACAACAGAGGAAGATTTAATATGTTTGACGTTAATGGTATAAATGTAATATTAGATTATGGTCATAATATTGATGGATACAAGGTGGTTATAGACTCTCTTAAAAATCTTGGTTTAAAAAATATAACTGGAATAATAGGGGTTCCTGGAGATAGAGATTTAAATACTATGAAAGAAGTCGGTAGAATAAGTGGAGACTTTTTTGATTCCATAGTTATAAAAGAGGATAAAGACTTAAGAGGAAAAGATAAAGGTGAGGTTGCTAGTATAATAAACGAAGGTGTATTATCATCAAATAGAAAAGATTTAAATGTAAAAATCATATTGTCAGAGGAAGAAGCACTTAGAGAAACTTTAAAGTTAGCTAAAAAAGGTGAAACTATTATAATGTTTTTTGAAGATTACGAATCTCTATATGATATAATAAATGAATTTAAAAATAAGGGCACAAAAGATTTAAAAAGTGCTAGCATATAG